Proteins encoded within one genomic window of Haematobia irritans isolate KBUSLIRL chromosome 5, ASM5000362v1, whole genome shotgun sequence:
- the Gpo1 gene encoding glycerophosphate oxidase 1, which translates to MASRFYKVGVTTLSATIGTVLATWTIDRWNSPHTAVAEMKRPPKRKRTLVSRAEQMKSLMSGDEFDVLIIGGGATGAGCALDAVTRGLKTALVEADDFASGTSSRSTKLIHGGVRYLQKAILGLDYEQYRMVKEALQERANMLDSAPHLAHPLPIMLPVYQWWQVPYYWVGIKCYDLVAGDRNVKSSYYLSKKDALELFPMLKKDKLCGAIVYYDGQQDDARMCLAVALTAARHGATVCNHVEVQELLKKDDGSGKKVLCGAKVKDHMSGKEFTVKAKCVINATGPFTDSIRKMDDPTVKSICCPSSGVHIVLPGYYSPEQMGLLDPSTSDGRVIFFLPWQRQTIAGTTDLPCDITHTPKPTEDEIQFILNEIKNYLNADVEVRRGDVLSAWSGIRPLVSDPNKDDTQSLARNHIVHVSSSNLITIAGGKWTTYRAMAEHTVDAAIKACNLKPERPEAVTSLLKIEGGQGWTPTMYIRLVQDFGLECEVAQHLAKSYGDRAFAVAKMASLTGKRWPIIGNRIHPDFPYIDAEIRYGVREYACNAVDMIARRLRLSFLNVQAAQEALPIIVDIMGEELKWSKDEKEKQIKKASEFLAGEMGLMVNRAVKERIPIKLSKDEIQTYIKRFQLIDKDRKGYVSINDIRRALKNFGDADISGEQLHEILKEIDTNMNGQVELDEYLQMMSAIKTGEVAYSRFARMAEMEEAKHEAQQLKQKISVDRSGGGL; encoded by the exons ATGGCATCAAGGTTCTACAAAGTGGGTGTAACCACCCTTAGTGCTACAATTGGTACCGTTTTGGCAACATGGACCATAGACCGCTGGAATTCACCACATACA GCTGTCGCAGAAATGAAAAGACCACCGAAACGTAAACGTACTCTAGTTTCTCGCGCTGAACAAATGAAATCCCTAATGAGTGGTGACGAATTTGATGTACTTATTATTGGTGGCGGTGCCACAGGTGCTGGTTGTGCCTTAGATGCTGTTACCAGAGGTCTAAAGACTGCTTTAGTTGAAGCAGATGATTTTGCCAGTGGTACTTCATCCCGTTCTACCAAATTGATTCATGGCGGTGTTCGCTATTTGCAAAAGGCCATTTTAGGC TTAGATTACGAGCAATACCGTATGGTTAAGGAAGCCTTGCAAGAGAGGGCAAATATGCTTGATTCGGCTCCTCATTTAGCTCATCCATTGCCTATTATGCTGCCCGTATATCA ATGGTGGCAAGTACCCTATTACTGGGTAGGCATTAAATGCTATGACTTGGTAGCTGGAGATCGCAATGTAAAGAGTTCATATTATCTATCGAAAAAGGATGCTTTGGAGCTATTCCCTATGTTGAAGAAAGATAAACTATGTGGTGCCATTGTTTACTATGATG gtcAACAAGATGATGCTCGCATGTGTTTGGCTGTGGCCCTAACAGCAGCTCGTCATGGTGCTACCGTTTGCAATCATGTGGAAGTTCAAGAACTCTTGAAGAAGGATGATGGTTCCGGCAAGAAGGTCTTGTGTGGAGCTAAAGTCAAGGACCATATGTCTGGTAAAGAATTCACCGTCAAAGCCAAGTGTGTAATCAATGCCACCGGTCCATTTACCGATTCCATACGCAAAATGGATGATCCCACCGTTAAAAGCATTTGCTGTCCCAGCTCAGGTGTTCATATTGTGCTGCCAGGCTATTATAGTCCCGAACAAATGGGTCTTTTGGATCCTTCGACCTCGGATGGACGTGTCATTTTCTTCTTACCCTGGCAGAGGCAAACAATTGCTGGTACCACAGATTTACCCTGTGACATAACGCACACACCTAAGCCCACCGAAGAtgaaattcaattcattttaaatgaaatcaaaaaCTATCTTAATGCTGATGTTGAGGTTCGTCGTGGTGATGTTTTGTCGGCCTGGAGTGGCATTCGTCCCTTGGTTTCGGATCCCAACAAAGACGATACTCAGTCATTGGCTCGTAACCATATTGTTCATGTGAGTAGTTCGAATTTGATTACCATTGCCGGTGGTAAATGGACCACATATAGAGCTATGGCTGAGCATACCGTTGATGCTGCTATTAAAG CTTGTAATTTGAAACCGGAACGCCCTGAAGCTGTTACCTCTCTTTTGAAGATTGAAGGTGGTCAAGGCTGGACACCTACCATGTATATTCGTTTGGTACAGGATTTCGGTTTGGAATGTGAAGTTGCTCAACACTTGGCCAAATCCTATGGTGATCGTGCCTTTGCTGTTGCCAAAATGGCTTCACTCACCGGCAAACGTTGGCCCATCATTGGTAATCGCATTCATCCCGATTTCCCCTATATCGATGCTGAAATTCGTTATGGTGTACGCGAATATGCTTGTAATGCTGTTGATATGATTGCTCGTCGTTTGCGTTTGTCATTCCTTAATGTTCAAGCTGCTCAAGAGGCTTTGCCCATAATAGTCGATATTATGGGTGAAGAATTGAAATGGTCTAAGGACGAGAAAGAG AAACAAATCAAAAAAGCTTCCGAATTCTTGGCTGGTGAAATGGGTCTAATGGTTAACCGTGCTGTCAAGGAAAGAATACCAATTAAATTATCCAAGGATGAAATTCAAACGTACATCAAACGCTTCCAACTTATCGATAAGGATAGAAAGGGTTATGTGTCGATCAATGATATTCGCAGAGCTCTTAAG AACTTTGGTGATGCTGATATTTCCGGAGAAcagttacatgaaattttgaaagaaattgacACCAACATGAATGGTCAAGTAGAGCTTGATGAATATCTACAG ATGATGTCCGCCATTAAAACTGGTGAAGTGGCATATTCACGTTTTGCCCGCATGGCTGAAATGGAAGAGGCCAAACACGAAGCTCAACAACTCAAACAAAAGATCAGTGTCGATCGTTCAGGCGGTGGTTTGTAA